One genomic segment of Labrus bergylta chromosome 17, fLabBer1.1, whole genome shotgun sequence includes these proteins:
- the lman1 gene encoding protein ERGIC-53, with protein MAVSIAQRRAASAPLFILTFLTALIFHHSVADTATGSHTPEEPPHRRFEYKYSFKGPHLSQTDGSIPFWIHSGNAIPSADQVRITPSLKSQRGTVWTKNKVSFENWEAEVTFRVSGRGRMGADGLAVWFTTEQGLDGPVYGAADQWNGVGIFFDSFDNDGKKNNPAIMVVGNNGNLVFDHQNDGTTQALGTCLRDFRNKPYPVRAKITYYKKTMTVMINNGFTPDKEDYEFCTKIDNMNIPSEGFLGISAATGGLADDHDVLSFLLFRLSEPGQQPPPPESEIPKEEKDKYQEEFQNFQQELDKKKEEFQKEHPDVQGEPMEDLYETVNDREIRQVFEGQNRIHLEIKQLHRQLAMILDEQRRYVSVITDEVSKKGTNAESGQLDSASQQQLGSVVASQQEILKNLNDLRNSFYESLKQIGSAQPQQGNAVGLGSYETIQHFNDIKEHLHMVKRDVEHMVQRNAQNPAEKAMKCPEVPPMPACLSTVHFAVFIVVQSVLFFCYIMYKSQQEAAAKKFF; from the exons ATGGCGGTGTCCATAGCACAGCGCCGGGCTGCGAGCGCTCCTCTGTTTATATTAACTTTTCTGACAGCGTTAATATTTCACCACAGTGTCGCCGACACCGCTACCGGATCCCACACCCCAGAGGAACCTCCTCACCGGCGGTTTGAGTACAAATACAGCTTTAAAGGACCGCACCTGTCTCAAACCGACGGCAGTATCCCTTTCTGGATCCACTCTGGAA ATGCTATCCCCAGCGCAGACCAAGTGCGAATCACGCCCTCCCTCAAGAGTCAGAGGGGTACCGTGTGGACGAAAAACAAAGTCAGCTTTGAAAACTGGGAGGCCGAGGTGACCTTCAGAGTATCAGGAAGAGGCAGAATGGGTGCAGATGGTTTG gCTGTGTGGTTCACTACTGAACAAGGTCTCGATGGTCCCGTGTACGGTGCAGCCGACCAGTGGAACGGAGTCGGAATCTTCTTTGACTCTTTTGACAACGATGGAAAG AAAAATAACCCGGCTATCATGGTTGTGGGAAACAACGGGAACCTTGTTTTTGACCACCAGAA tgACGGTACCACACAAGCCCTCGGGACGTGTTTACGAGACTTCCGTAACAAACCCTACCCTGTGCGAGCCAAAATCACCTACTACAAGAAGACCATGACG GTGATGATCAACAACGGCTTCACTCCGGATAAAGAGGACTACGAGTTCTGCACAAAAATAGACAACATGAACATTCCCAGCGAGGGCTTCTTGGGCATTTCAGCCGCCACCGGGGGTCTAGCAG ATGACCATGACGTTTTGTCCTTCCTGTTATTCAGACTGTCAGAACCAGGGCAGCAACCG CCCCCACCTGAATCTGAGATTCCTAAAGAAGAGAAGGACAAGTACCAGGAGGAATTTCAGAACTTCCAGCAAGAGCTcgacaaaaagaaagaggagtttCAGAAGGAGCACCCAGACGTCCAAGGAGAGCCAA TGGAAGACTTGTATGAGACCGTGAACGACCGGGAGATCCGTCAGGTGTTTGAAGGCCAGAACCGAATCCACCTGGAGATCAAACAGCTGCACCGGCAGCTCGCTATGATCCTGGACGAGCAGAGACGATACGTCTCCGTCATCACCGATGAAGTCTCCAAGAAAGGGACGAATGCTGAGTCAGGACAG CTCGACTCTGCCAGTCAACAACAGCTCGGCTCAGTCGTGGCCTCCCAGCAGGAGATTCTGAAAAACCTGAATGATTTGAG aaactCCTTTTATGAATCACTGAAACAGATCGGCTCAGCACAGCCTCAGCAGGGGAATGCAGTCGGTTTGGGATCATACGAGACCATCCAGCACTTCAATGACATCAAGGAACACCTGCACATGGTGAAAAGGGACGTGGAGCACATGGTCCAGCGTAATGCTCAG AATCCTGCTGAGAAGGCTATGAAGTGTCCTGAAGTTCCTCCGATGCCCGCCTGTTTGTCCACTGTTCACTTTGCAGTATTCATTGTCGTCCAGTCAGTCCTCTTCTTCTGCTACATCATGTACAA GAGTCAACAGGAGGCAGCAGCAAAGAAGTTCTTTTGA